Sequence from the Solanum stenotomum isolate F172 unplaced genomic scaffold, ASM1918654v1 scaffold469, whole genome shotgun sequence genome:
TTTGGGCAACTTGCTAATGATTGTCAGTTTCGACCATAATAGATGAGTTCCTTGAATTGTCAGCTTCTTCAGATTCGGTGGGAAAGAACCCACACATGGAACTGGAAGCCTATGAAGGAAATCACTTCCGTAATGGCCGTATGATAAGATTTTTAGTGCCTCTAGCTCAGGTAAATATCTAAGATTATCTAGGCATTTGGGCGAATCATTGAAGTGACTAGCCTGGCCACAAATCCCCAATTTTCTCACCTTTTTAATCCCTTCAAACATTTCTTTTGTGCAACAATCAGGTCTCAGCCCATGAACACTTTGCAAGTTTTCCAAAACCCGGTACTTATTGCCAGATACCTTTGGAGGAgaacacaaacaaaaaaatgcAGCGTCGAGATGCCTCAATTGAGACATTTTCCAGGCTCCATCTGGTAAGTGATGATCAACAGGTACATACTTATGAACATTACGAAAACTAAGAAATTGTAAATTCTGAAGTTTATAAATTGGTAGACATCCACTGATGAACCCAGCCCTCAAATACCTTAAGGAAACTAGGTTTGATAATCCGTTAGGGAAATGTATCAGGCCCGATCCCAGCAAGTCCAATACTCTAAGAAGTTTGAAACGGTCTAATCCTAATTCATATCTAAGAAGTTTGAAACGGTCTAATCCTAATTCATATCTAAAATTGGACGATTTTAcctcaagaaaatgaagagaacGTGTTTTACCATAAGTAGGGAAGGGAAGATCACAAAATTCTTGCATCGGCTGTTGATGAAATGAAACCCACCGACCAAGTTGAAGAACATCAGTATCTGAAACATACAAAAGACTCTCACTTTCCAATTCTCCCAAGCATAAATCATGGAGAAGATCATGAATCTTACATGTCTTGATTTTACCATCCAAACTATGCTTGCAAGCAACAATTAGACTTTTATCAATAAGATCATGTAGTAGACTAGAAGCTTCTTTTTCCAAATCCCCAATCCCCCTCAGCTTAAAGAGTCCTTCTGCCATCCATAATCTAATCAAGTTTTCCACAGAAATTTCACTAGCTTTTTTGAAAACTCCGAAATACAGAAAGCAAGCTTTCAAGTGGGAAGGAAGATGATTGTAGCTCAAAGCGAGTACTCCTGAGCAACGTTGATAATCATCAAGGTTTACTAATGAGCTTACACTTCGAGCTACTTCATGCCACTTGCGCAGCATCTTCTCGCTAGAAAGAGACCCTGCAGTCACAGAAATCATTAGTGGTAATCCGTTGCAATTTCCTACAATTACCTTTCCGACATTCTCAAATTCAGCTGGAcaatcatttttgccaaacGCCTTTTGGCAAAACAAATTCCAACTTTCTTCTGGATCTAGGAAACGCATTGGAAAAGGATTCTTAGGATAGCTAGCATATCGAGCAACCTCCATGATCCGAGTAGTCAACAGAATTCGGCTTCTATTGTTGTTTTCTGGAAACCATAGTCTGATGTCTTCCCAGGCTTTCGTGCTCCAGATGTCATCCACAACAATCAAATACCTTCTTCCTTTGAGACTTTTCTGCAAGCAATCAGCTAGTTCATCATCGGGTTTCTTATCAAGCTCTTCATTCACGCCAATAGCGTCTTGAAGGAGGGATATGAGCATCTTTCTTAAGCTGTAGTCCTTGGACACAGTAATCCATCTACGAACATCGAAGAATCCCACAATTGAGGGATCGGAAAACATCTTTTTGGCAAAAGTTGACTTGCCTATGACTCCCATCCCAGCAATGGAGATGACTTCCAGTTGAGATGAGGGCCCGGTAAGCTCACCCCGCACTCTCGCTTGTTCATCGCTGTGCCCCACCATGTCGTTCTCAAGGGTTGAAACATGCGATCGTGGTGAAGTACAACCACCAAGCGAACAATTTCCAGATAGCGAATTGTTATTCTTGTTCCTCTGCTTTCTGAGCTCTTCATTCACAGAATCGATGTCTTCTATAGCTTGTTCCAAGATCTTACGAAGCCTCTCATTTGCCTCTGTTTGAATATGTTTATCGTTCTCCATAATCCGCACTACTTGCGATTCGACTTCATCTTCTACTTCATTTGCTAGATCTTTGACCTTTTTCTGCAGATCCTTCATCAGTTCATTATCAGAATAGTCAAGAAACTCTAACAGAGAACCAACCTTCTCGTAGAGTGATTTCGAACATTCTTTGTTACTTTCCAGAAAGTGTAAGCTGGATTGCGAAATCAGGTGCACTGTTCCCATCAGAGAAGTTACAGCAGCATAAGCAGCCATCTCCGATTCGATTTGTGAATGAAGAGATTTGATTTACAAGTATATTAACTGAGCTGGTCAGGGTATTAAATACTAGTAATTGCTCCAAGTTTCCTAGAATGTATCTTCAAATTGCAGTCATTTTCTAATAATTGACTAGATTATTTGTAAGgcccggaaggtca
This genomic interval carries:
- the LOC125852730 gene encoding putative late blight resistance protein homolog R1A-10 isoform X1; its protein translation is MAAYAAVTSLMGTVHLISQSSLHFLESNKECSKSLYEKVGSLLEFLDYSDNELMKDLQKKVKDLANEVEDEVESQVVRIMENDKHIQTEANERLRKILEQAIEDIDSVNEELRKQRNKNNNSLSGNCSLGGCTSPRSHVSTLENDMVGHSDEQARVRGELTGPSSQLEVISIAGMGVIGKSTFAKKMFSDPSIVGFFDVRRWITVSKDYSLRKMLISLLQDAIGVNEELDKKPDDELADCLQKSLKGRRYLIVVDDIWSTKAWEDIRLWFPENNNRSRILLTTRIMEVARYASYPKNPFPMRFLDPEESWNLFCQKAFGKNDCPAEFENVGKVIVGNCNGLPLMISVTAGSLSSEKMLRKWHEVARSVSSLVNLDDYQRCSGVLALSYNHLPSHLKACFLYFGVFKKASEISVENLIRLWMAEGLFKLRGIGDLEKEASSLLHDLIDKSLIVACKHSLDGKIKTCKIHDLLHDLCLGELESESLLYVSDTDVLQLGRWVSFHQQPMQEFCDLPFPTYGKTRSLHFLEVKSSNFRYELGLDRFKLLRYELGLDRFKLLRVLDLLGSGLIHFPNGLSNLVSLRYLRAGFISGCLPIYKLQNLQFLSFRNVHKYVPVDHHLPDGAWKMSQLRHLDAAFFCLCSPPKVSGNKYRVLENLQSVHGLRPDCCTKEMFEGIKKVKKLGICGESKHFDESPNCLDNLIFLPELEALRISLYHRSRSDFRHRHPVPCVSSFPPNLKKLTLQGTRLLSSPLTVISELPELEVLKLKAIKLSGNELEETDWEVSEKGFPKLKFLLIEKKGLKNWTAADDSFPCLERVIIKNCPSLQEIPGGFADSMTLQRIELWGCTSSLVTFATNIQEEQESFGNNILKVYAYDRIREV